A window from Saccharomyces eubayanus strain FM1318 chromosome XIV, whole genome shotgun sequence encodes these proteins:
- the MRPL22 gene encoding mitochondrial 54S ribosomal protein uL22m: MNLTVRIPQVSGLSKTLLFPLSRRSIHITPINFNNSRGSLFGSITENKIKEEKENKDEDPNSFSNRLAVASDSTGEAAEVDRDSITLKNDKLLQQHIIALQQPEQLASESLLSPLKREIYKANCELNNGFYKKDTIVKLPDSNKRYKLNLTRKEIEVLEPSVYVQSYRIKSSMKKATHLLRLLGGLEVMKAISQCHFSNKKIAREVAELLQKGIEDGQKLGLKPEDLYISQLWTGSDGFWRKRVEFKARTRIGIISHPYIHVRCILKTKSVTKQRLAYEASLKEQRRAPWVQLGDKPIRGVTGGVYKW; this comes from the coding sequence ATGAACTTGACGGTAAGAATACCTCAGGTCAGCGGGCTTTCCAAAACTCTACTATTTCCCTTGAGTAGACGGTCGATACATATAACGCCTataaatttcaacaattcaAGAGGGTCTCTATTTGGAAGCATCACCGAAAACAAGataaaggaagaaaaggagaacAAAGATGAGGATCCGAACAGCTTTTCTAATAGATTGGCGGTTGCTTCTGATTCCACCGGAGAGGCCGCTGAAGTTGATAGGGACTCCATAACGTTGAAGAACGATAAATTATTACAACAGCATATCATAGCATTGCAGCAACCGGAGCAATTAGCATCTGAAAGCCTCCTTTCacctttgaaaagagaaatataCAAAGCTAATTGTGAACTTAACAATGGgttttacaaaaaagacaCGATTGTAAAACTACCTGACTCTAATAAGCGTTATAAATTAAATTtgacaagaaaagaaatcgaAGTGCTGGAACCTTCCGTATATGTTCAATCATACAGAATCAAATCTTCGATGAAAAAGGCCACCCATTTATTAAGGTTATTGGGTGGGCTCGAAGTTATGAAGGCTATTTCACAgtgtcatttttcaaataaaaaaattgctcGCGAAGTAGCAGAATTGcttcaaaaaggaattgaagATGGCCAGAAATTGGGTTTGAAGCCAGAGGATTTATACATCTCTCAGCTTTGGACAGGCAGTGATGGGTTTTGGCGAAAGCGCGTTGAATTTAAagcaagaacaagaattgGTATTATAAGTCACCCTTACATTCACGTAAGAtgcattttgaaaacaaagagcGTCACGAAGCAAAGACTCGCTTATGAAGCATCCTTGAAAGAGCAGAGAAGGGCACCATGGGTTCAGTTGGGTGACAAGCCTATCAGAGGCGTTACAGGTGGTGTATATAAATGGTAA
- the MDG1 gene encoding Mdg1p, translating to MQSGLLQFTFKWPKGPQSVVLTGAFDEWKGSLPMVKNPSGAFEITLPVQFDDPGDKFYFKFIVDGQWLTNKDYRADGNVEGKNNFITKEDIIQQCGSKTGTLVPESAGLAVSKNTTLTEQEGDKKPAKLRKFKIKRVIKTNKETGERSIFSQEVIELPDSEDEDEDEDEAQQTVKNAKNAKNVDGLSGTTTIIGNTDGGVEEEKAVKPYEEKHPNIGLVKSEETATDHLGKTQSSDSRLYELSAEELEEEEEEEEEEKEVGDSSRTAGTGTETREEKPLNETTIAENPQEAIPVGTATVVKEAPGKLTSESKAETQTLEGQQNPPAITAKTVGIKGTTRTAKPGGAKGVPHKEAPGSSAKKGGFFKKLGQLLK from the coding sequence ATGCAGTCAGGCCTACTTCAATTTACTTTCAAATGGCCCAAGGGCCCTCAATCTGTTGTCCTTACAGGTGCCTTCGATGAGTGGAAGGGAAGCTTACCCATGGTAAAGAACCCGAGCGGAGCATTCGAGATAACCCTGCCGGTGCAGTTTGACGATCCTGGTGACAAGTTCTATTTCAAGTTTATTGTCGATGGCCAGTGGTTAACCAATAAAGACTACAGGGCCGACGGTAATGTAGAAGGCAAGAATAACTTCATCACCAAGGAAGACATAATACAACAGTGCGGTAGCAAGACAGGAACGCTGGTACCTGAAAGTGCCGGGTTGGCGGTTTCGAAAAACACCACTCTTACTGAACAGGAGGGCGACAAAAAGCCTGCGAAGTTGagaaaattcaagattAAGAGAGTGATCAAGACCAATAAAGAAACGGGGGAGAGGTCGATCTTTTCTCAGGAAGTCATCGAATTGCCCGACAgcgaagacgaagacgaagatgaagacgaagcGCAGCAGACGGTCAAGAATGCCAAGAATGCCAAGAATGTAGATGGCCTGAGTGGCACTACAACCATAATTGGAAACACCGATGGCGGTGTAGAAGAGGAGAAAGCAGTCAAGCCatatgaagaaaagcaCCCCAATATTGGCCTGGTTAAGAGTGAAGAAACCGCTACGGATCACCTGGGTAAGACACAATCTTCCGATTCTAGACTATATGAGCTGTCCGCAGAAGagcttgaagaagaggaagaggaagaggaagaggaaaaagaagtgGGTGACTCAAGTAGAACCGCTGGTACGGGCACGGAAACTCGAGAAGAAAAGCCCTTGAATGAAACCACTATAGCTGAGAACCCACAAGAGGCAATTCCAGTAGGAACGGCAACAGTCGTCAAGGAGGCGCCTGGGAAATTGACCAGCGAATCTAAAGCTGAGACCCAAACTTTGGAAGGACAACAAAACCCACCAGCAATTACTGCAAAAACAGTTGGAATTAAGGGAACTACTAGAACTGCCAAACCTGGTGGCGCGAAGGGAGTACCACATAAAGAGGCTCCGGGAAGTTCGGCTAAGAAAGGtggatttttcaaaaagttggGCCAGCTTTTGAAGTAG
- the TDA7 gene encoding Tda7p → MSSNSTIGTDTIDQSGTSSLSISGQTSSLISPSTYVSSTPSSTLTPQQGSLTSLPPVSSTSVSTFRTSNTVSDESLYSSFSVSSTYTLISSSISGQSSGQQMESSQYGPTTTSFSVITPSLSILSSSLSPSSSLYSASAKSSLDSVSTSFSTSTPSAISPSFTSLSSAYTGSSEFTSTPQTTSTESSAIFTSSPTSNEDITSSYSDRITSTLMYSSLFSSATNSSTKSESSESNSKAPSSTVSDTFQSTTSVTHMPKLVSSHTTSSTSTSSRLSSSSDASTSAFENSSLSDNTYSSKQTTYTSSSSVPMTTPPPTTTTTSTTSPTSSSQTYSIGVVSSSEDSQTIYYFYTQAYDITGSSTTFATGLPTTVALAKSAVSSFSVPSSTITADMSFYQHWLNGGLDDNQNQGTSKSNTGTIVGSIVGSIGGILVCAVIVWFLLFRKRKGKRELKENSSFCHEIGRRTGFPTTAQARETSVHAQDSGAQQTNMDSNSTNNPFSNEFNFKARCATAVPPSRNGVTLDNPSQTIRNDSMNSNNRFSYVSSFTYSSLGSSTQGGFSALSSNSINLGPGLNNNVSNDERASARDTSQGFLREII, encoded by the coding sequence ATGAGCTCTAATAGTACCATCGGGACGGACACCATTGATCAGTCAGGTACGTCATCACTGTCCATCAGTGGCCAGACCAGCAGTCTAATTTCCCCATCGACCTATGTCTCATCCACGCCTTCTTCGACTTTGACACCCCAGCAAGGAAGTCTAACATCATTGCCACCGGTATCCAGTACTTCTGTCTCTACATTCCGCACCTCAAATACGGTTTCTGATGAAAGCTTGTATTCGTCTTTTTCCGTATCTTCAACGTACACTTTGATATCATCTTCTATTAGTGGTCAATCTAGCGGGCAACAGATGGAAAGTTCACAGTATGGACCAACCACCACTTCGTTCTCTGTCATCACGCCATCCTTATCGATTCTTTCGTCATCTTTATCaccatcatcttcattataTTCTGCCTCCGCAAAATCATCGCTTGATAGCGTTTCTACGTCTTTCTCCACGTCAACACCTTCTGCAATATCTCCCAGTTTCACTTCTCTATCTTCTGCGTACACAGGTTCCTCGGAATTTACCAGTACCCCGCAAACCACATCAACGGAGTCTTCGGCAATATTTACATCTTCGCCAACATCCAATGAAGACATTACATCTTCATATTCCGATCGGATTACATCCACATTGATGTACTCTTCCCTGTTTTCATCAGCTACTAATTCCTCCACTAAAAGCGAATCCTCAGAGTCGAATTCAAAGGCCCCATCATCGACGGTCTCGGACACTTTTCAGAGTACCACATCAGTCACACATATGCCAAAGCTAGTTTCGAGTCATACTACTAGTTCGACTTCTACTTCAAGCCgtctttcatcttcatcagatGCTTCCACAAGTGCATTTGAGAACTCTTCTTTGAGCGATAACACATATTCTTCCAAACAAACAACCTATACTTCTAGTAGTAGCGTGCCAATGACAACTCCTCCACCTACCACCACTACGACTTCTACAACTTCACCGACATCATCCAGTCAAACGTATAGCATAGGGGTCGTATCAAGCTCAGAAGACTCACAAACcatctattatttttatacCCAAGCATACGATATTACTGGCTCTTCTACAACATTTGCAACAGGGTTGCCTACTACGGTTGCTCTTGCCAAAAGTGCAGTAAGCTCATTTTCTGTTCCATCTTCAACCATTACTGCAGATATGTCTTTCTACCAGCACTGGCTGAACGGTGGTTTAGACGACAATCAAAATCAAGGGACATCAAAGTCAAATACTGGTACTATTGTAGGAAGTATAGTGGGCAGTATTGGTGGTATTCTTGTATGCGCGGTGATAGTTtggtttttgttgttcagaaaaagaaaaggcaaGAGAGAgttaaaggaaaacagTTCTTTCTGTCATGAAATAGGGCGCAGAACGGGATTTCCCACGACTGCTCAAGCAAGGGAGACATCAGTTCATGCCCAGGACTCTGGTGCtcaacaaacaaatatggACAGTAATTCTACCAATAACCCATTTAGCAATGAATTCAACTTTAAGGCCAGGTGTGCTACTGCAGTACCACCATCAAGAAATGGTGTCACCCTCGACAACCCTTCCCAAACCATTCGCAATGATTCAATGAACTCAAACAACAGGTTTTCGTATGTCTCTTCATTTACGTATTCATCTCTCGGTTCATCTACTCAGGGCGGTTTTTCTGCtttatcttcaaattcGATAAATCTCGGGCCTGGCTTAAATAACAATGTCTCGAATGATGAAAGAGCTTCTGCTCGAGATACTTCACAAGGGTTTTTAAGAGAAATAATATGA
- the RPS3 gene encoding 40S ribosomal protein uS3, translating to MVALISKKRKLVADGVFYAELNEFFTRELAEEGYSGVEVRVTPTKTEVIIRATRTQDVLGENGRRINELTLLVQKRFKYAPGTIVLYAERVQDRGLSAVAQAESMKFKLLNGLAIRRAAYGVVRYVMESGAKGCEVVVSGKLRAARAKAMKFADGFLIHSGQPVNDFIDVATRHVLMRQGVLGIKVKIMRDPAKNRTGPKALPDAVTIIEPKEEEQILAPSVKDYRPAEETEAQAEPVEA from the coding sequence atgGTCGCTTTAAtctccaagaaaagaaagctaGTCGCTGACGGTGTCTTCTACGCTGAATTAAACGAATTCTTCACCAGAGAATTGGCTGAAGAAGGTTACTCCGGTGTCGAAGTCCGTGTTACTCCAACTAAGACTGAAGTCATCATCAGAGCTACCAGAACTCAAGATGTTTTGGGTGAAAACGGTAGAAGAATCAACGAATTGACTTTGTTGGTCCAAAAGAGATTTAAGTACGCTCCAGGTACCATTGTCTTATATGCCGAAAGAGTTCAAGACCGTGGTTTGTCCGCTGTTGCTCAAGCTGAATCCatgaaattcaaattgttgAACGGTTTGGCTATCAGAAGAGCCGCTTACGGTGTCGTCAGATACGTTATGGAATCCGGTGCTAAGGGTTGTGAAGTCGTTGTTTCTGGTAAACTAAGAGCTGCCAGAGCTAAGGCTATGAAGTTCGCTGACGGTTTCTTGATCCACTCTGGTCAACCAGTCAACGACTTTATTGATGTTGCTACCAGACACGTCTTGATGAGACAAGGTGTTTTGGGTATCAAGGTTAAGATCATGAGAGACCCAGCTAAGAACAGAACTGGTCCAAAGGCTTTGCCAGATGCTGTCACCATCATCGAAccaaaggaagaagaacaaatccTTGCCCCATCCGTCAAGGACTACAGACCAGCTGAAGAAACTGAAGCTCAAGCTGAACCAGTTGAAGCTTAG
- the NOP13 gene encoding Nop13p codes for MSEIEVPSEQIVSNNKNEEQIKKALLDPTKKRKAEDEIEIDLESSIPLSKKQKRLLRRGKITLEELNAKYNIDPKSVQEYKEDAEKKKSGDVKKDAQDGESKTDVTVETASDDAATKKKKEESKYGVWIGNLSFDTTKDDLVRFFISKTRDNEDEKSRVIQEDITRLSMPRVASKNSNSMQNKGFCYMFFKKVEQMKAVLELSESHLNGRNMLIKDSENFSGRPDKEDFVAMSKNPPSRILFVGNLSFDVTDDLLRKHFQHCGDIVKIRMATFEDSGKCKGFAFIDFKNEEGSTNALKDKSCRKIAGRPLRMEYGEDRSKRQVRKKVENVTHDKPRSFDISNNREYDRPRQDSGNKPEYKRSNANRRPPVDSNNRTKSSVALATAQRGSAAIVPSQGKKMKFD; via the coding sequence ATGTCAGAAATCGAAGTCCCAAGCGAACAAATTGTATCCAATAACAAAAACGAGGAACAGATTAAAAAAGCTTTGCTCGACCCAaccaaaaagagaaaagctgaagatgaaatcgAAATCGACTTGGAGAGCTCTATTCCTTTAtccaagaaacaaaaacgtCTCTTAAGAAGGGGAAAGATTACCTTGGAAGAGTTGAACGCGAAGTACAACATCGATCCTAAGTCCGTTCAAGAATATAAAGAGGAcgctgaaaagaaaaaatctgGTGATGTTAAGAAAGATGCCCAAGATGGTGAATCCAAAACAGATGTTACAGTAGAAACCGCATCCGATGATGCTgcaacgaagaaaaaaaaagaagaaagcaaaTATGGTGTTTGGATTGGTAATTTATCTTTCGACACTACAAAAGATGATTTAGTcagatttttcatttccaagACGAGAGacaatgaagacgaaaaaagCAGAGTCATTCAAGAAGATATAACTAGATTGTCCATGCCCCGTGTTGCTTCTAAGAACTCCAACTCTATGCAAAACAAAGGGTTCTGCTACATGTTCTTCAAGAAGGTGGAGCAAATGAAAGCGGTCTTAGAATTATCTGAATCTCATTTGAATGGGAGAAATATGCTAATCAAGGACTCTGAGAACTTTTCGGGCAGACCGGATAAGGAAGATTTCGTCGCCATGTCCAAAAACCCACCCTCAAGAATTCTATTCGTGGGTAATTTGTCATTTGATGTCACCGATGATTTGCTAAGAAAACATTTTCAACATTGCGGTGATATTGTGAAGATCCGTATGGCAACATTCGAGGATAGTGGTAAATGTAAAGGGTTCGCGTTTATCGATTTCAAGAATGAAGAAGGCTCCACTAATGCGTTGAAGGATAAAAGCTGTAGAAAGATCGCGGGAAGACCATTAAGAATGGAATACGGTGAAGACAGAAGTAAGAGACAAGTGCGTAAGAAGGTTGAAAACGTCACTCATGACAAACCCCGTTCGTTTGACATCTCCAACAACAGAGAATACGATCGTCCAAGACAGGATAGCGGTAATAAACCCGAGTACAAAAGGTCTAACGCTAATAGGCGTCCACCCGTGGATTCCAATAACCGTACTAAGAGTAGTGTGGCATTGGCTACCGCTCAAAGAGGATCTGCAGCTATTGTACCATCTCAAGgtaagaaaatgaagtttGACTAG
- the APC1 gene encoding anaphase promoting complex subunit 1, with amino-acid sequence MTSTPCIGNDCLPRVSGDNASDWQLQDNITNKPGGIDGEVWLSRDGLRVKWCIEDQCIRQFAYNQKIIKAGYIDFEKTSDCFVVVLSDIAHVYFLPKGNATTVCFPFLIGNAFWYANGVILERDTSAFFMDCSTDCKPMDFDLKHKYITLTDPMTPFGLISISNTYKGGINSASGNKSDGLQDLQLVLFPSDKEKYIAVFLDRNSKILRFYYSRVLSSDQSRKGELTTSSTKKSGLDTASNSHKTNGITKNLRKFSLLTRRTASINSSSHDCNATERVLSGTLGNAPNRTDIFALPSSSSRRSLSATLDRMGNNIAMNNRATPSPFFDFSTNAGAHSNITPVSQPMQQQQQEYLNQTASSSKDIVLTEISSMKLPDDIIFTSQSLSSILSTLKFLSLRFGSQEALLIFHEPTHFCKIWLIDLLPDVLDSIPFKIYGNSPQNMIRLENLKLKDPSRIKTINIHKRLNGCLIIVLQEPNGGEYESFLHNPFIKISSPLLTVSKELTEKNLVPCLQQSFPYPETSFTKLCFEALKYITPPAFNISFIFIWQFAYSLLPSRISSEVGSLKLEHDAFSLVLSLLILQVPGSSTQEYKDYKEIYEHELFRQLKRDPETTNSVLPKIVIGLHLIREEYSLNILCRTEYALLGQFLSFATAAMGWPDLWQRYYLPNTDLESKSQLLPSERNSAFVHPLDEPPSITKSLYSITENSSIPLCPFISFSRLAATDTQVELRITPRSFKILGLYELVHSANFLPDYILGILSSLKIEENEFQTYPLGILVPLQNILKILEDKLSQVQDNLELLDRADLQRCSAIIKGIKNDSQEIIKRGQKDGSISYKLPVTRNRGSLRKKPNDIFTVLSEIVKCASQVPLDGSAMRMSNIEDDEDIDEGRSLKLNAGLIFSEDKRFSHVVSLLAYYRPTQTQFFTTKTEYAQVLSQKKYFAKIMALRTCTNGIGWGAVAYATEKPISTQKWVVQPLNMISVFPDDTKIAVKVPEDIGHDIAKWGQFHAGVSSGLRISKKASGITGSWIAFNKPKELDAYHGGFLFGLGLSGHLKNLEEWHIYNYLSPRNTHISIGLLLGMSSSMKGSMDSKLIKVISVHLVAFLPSGSSDLNIDLKLQTAGIIGMGMLYLNSRHKRMSDSIFAQLVSLLNVNDELVADEEYRLAAGISLGLINLGAGQRKSNKWDSSLLRLGNYLSEDIYDSNDVEQNEMYEELTTKLLDIITSTYDVEKDWIPESSQIGAVIAIMFLFLKTNNFEIADILKVDLNATSKLNISSRPELLMYREWASNMILWDHIGDDLFFIMKDIDIGEKYGELNTDLLPFYYTMAGRILAVGIRFASTGNLKIRNVLLSLVDKFLPFYQYPGRQNLDFRLTISVINVLVNVIIVSLSMVMCASGDLDVLRRVKYLHEVVSGPHSDLFRAIPTSKSGGDASQVNSIVNTPENNDSDERNDETRTSLDDERSVNGSDISDPTAFLEDKKDMDDHYGKFISTDLALGFLFLGSGQYALNTSTLESIAFLSMSVLPTYTTPHPLQELKHFWSMAVEPRCLVIKDISTGDPVNNVPIQLVVEKDIEKDEVVKEMSTPCLLPDFSKIKSIRVKKHDYFPLEINFTKDLSASDFFSNGTIIYIQKKSQSAFEDRTSYKNAEDIHVALKKKATEAKSSKLTPKRRHGSSFSSQLIESLGIQDLTMVELDGIFNAENNTALTDSESYNLGLLCSDKNSGDVLDCQLELWNKSFGPHAD; translated from the coding sequence atgaCTTCTACACCGTGTATTGGGAATGATTGTTTGCCAAGGGTATCTGGCGATAATGCTTCTGATTGGCAGCTGCAAGATAATATTACAAACAAGCCAGGGGGTATAGACGGAGAGGTTTGGCTGTCGAGGGACGGTCTGCGCGTGAAGTGGTGTATTGAAGATCAATGCATACGTCAGTTTGCTTATAACCAGAAGATCATCAAAGCCGGCTATATCGACTTCGAAAAGACGTCGGACTGTTTCGTGGTKGTACTATCTGATATTGCGCATGTATATTTCCTGCCCAAGGGCAATGCCACGACGGTGTGCTTCCCATTTTTGATCGGAAATGCGTTTTGGTACGCTAATGGAGTGATCTTGGAGAGAGACACTTCTGCTTTCTTCATGGATTGCTCTACTGATTGTAAGCCCATGGACTTCGATTTGAAGCATAAATACATCACTTTAACGGATCCAATGACTCCTTTTGGCCTTATTTCCATCTCAAATACTTACAAGGGTGGTATAAATAGCGCTTCTGGTAATAAAAGCGATGGTTTACAGGACTTGCAACTTGTGCTCTTCCCCAGCgacaaggaaaaatacataGCAGTATTTTTAGAYCGGAATTCTAAAATTTTACGGTTTTATTATAGCAGAGTTTTATCATCAGATCAGTCACGAAAAGGAGAGCTAACGACCTCTTCGACAAAGAAGAGCGGTTTGGACACCGCAAGTAATAGCCATAAGACTAACGGAATTACTAAGAACCTACGCAAATTCTCACTTCTGACGCGTAGGACAGCATCCATAAACTCCAGTTCACACGATTGCAATGCAACTGAAAGGGTCCTTAGCGGCACTCTAGGCAACGCCCCAAACAGGACAGATATTTTCGCTCTtccgtcttcatcttcaagaagaagccTATCGGCAACCCTAGATAGAATGGGGAACAATATCGCCATGAATAATAGAGCTACTCCTTCACCCTTTTTCGATTTCTCCACAAACGCTGGGGCTCATTCAAATATCACCCCAGTATCACAACCTAtgcaacagcaacagcaggAATATTTAAATCAAACAGCATCTTCCTCGAAGGATATCGTTTTAACAGAAATATCATCTATGAAACTACCGGATGATATTATATTCACTTCCCAAAGCTTGAGCTCTATATTGAGCACCTTGAagtttttgtctttgagATTTGGAAGTCAAGAAGCGCTTTTAATATTTCATGAGCCCACtcatttttgcaaaatCTGGTTAATTGATCTTTTACCAGATGTATTGGATTCTATTCCATTTAAAATATACGGGAACTCGCCGCAAAACATGATTAGGCTAGAAAATCTAAAACTCAAAGACCCATCAAGAATAAAGACTATAAATATACATAAGCGTCTTAACGGGTGCCTGATTATAGTATTACAAGAACCGAATGGGGGAGAATACGAGTCATTTTTACACAATCCATTTATTAAAATATCATCGCCTTTATTAACTGTTTCCAAAGAGcttactgaaaaaaatctggtCCCTTGCTTACAGCAATCGTTCCCATATCCTGAGACTAGCTTCACTAAGCTTTGTTTCGAAGCTCTCAAGTATATCACCCCCCCTGCATTTAACATCTCATTCATATTTATATGGCAATTTGCATATTCACTGCTACCTTCAAGGATTAGTAGTGAAGTTGGAAGCTTAAAACTAGAGCATGACGCTTTTTCATTAGTCCTTTCCTTATTGATTTTGCAGGTACCTGGTTCTTCCACTCAGGAATATAAAGattataaagaaatataCGAACACGAGCTGTTTCGGCAATTAAAGCGGGATCCGGAAACAACCAACTCTGTTCTACCGAAGATTGTTATCGGATTGCATTTGATACGAGAGGAATACTCCTTAAATATCCTGTGTCGCACTGAGTATGCATTGTTGGGGCAATTTCTTAGCTTTGCTACCGCCGCTATGGGCTGGCCTGATCTATGGCAAAGGTATTACTTACCAAATACGGATCTAGAATCGAAAAGCCAACTACTCCCAAGCGAACGAAACTCAGCTTTTGTTCATCCGCTAGATGAACCGCCCTCGATTACAAAATCATTATACAGTATAACGGAAAACAGTTCAATACCGTTATGTCCATTCATTAGTTTCTCGAGGCTTGCAGCAACAGACACTCAAGTTGAATTGCGCATCACTCCGagaagtttcaaaattttgggGCTATATGAACTAGTGCACTCCGCTAATTTTTTACCGGACTATATTTTAGGTATTCTTTCCAGTttgaaaatagaagaaaacgaaTTCCAAACTTATCCTTTAGGCATTTTGGTTCCACTACAAaatatcttgaaaatattggaaGATAAGCTATCTCAAGTTCAGGACAATTTAGAGTTGCTTGATAGGGCAGATTTACAAAGATGCAGTGCAATAATCAAAGGcataaaaaatgattctCAGGAAATTATTAAAAGAGGCCAAAAAGATGGTTCTATATCGTACAAGCTACCGGTCACCAGGAATAGAGGCTCTTTACGTAAGAAACCCAATGATATCTTTACAGTATTATCCGAGATTGTGAAATGTGCAAGTCAAGTTCCACTGGATGGATCTGCTATGAGGATGTCAAACATCGAGGACGATGAGGATATCGATGAGGGGCGTTCGCTCAAACTAAATGCAGGGCTGATATTTTCAGAAGATAAAAGATTTAGCCATGTTGTATCATTATTAGCCTATTATAGGCCTACGCAGACGCAATTTTTCACCACTAAGACAGAGTATGCCCAAGTGCTATCCCAAAAGAAGTATTTTGCTAAAATAATGGCGTTAAGAACTTGTACGAATGGTATAGGTTGGGGTGCTGTGGCATACGCTACAGAAAAACCAATATCCACCCAAAAATGGGTGGTCCAGCCTCTCAATATGATTTCAGTGTTTCCTGATGACACAAAAATAGCTGTAAAGGTCCCAGAAGATATTGGTCATGATATTGCTAAGTGGGGGCAGTTTCATGCCGGGGTTAGTTCTGGTCTCCGTATATCTAAGAAGGCAAGTGGTATCACAGGAAGTTGGATTGCGTTTAATAAACCGAAAGAACTAGATGCATACCATGgtggtttcctttttggttTGGGACTTAGTGGACACTTGAAGAATTTAGAAGAATGGCACATATACAATTACCTTAGTCCCAGAAATACTCATATAAGTATTGGATTACTTCTCGGGATGAGTTCAAGTATGAAAGGCAGTATGGATTCGAAACTAATAAAGGTTATCAGTGTGCATCTGGTTGCATTTCTGCCTAGCGGGTCTAGCGATCTAAATATAGATCTAAAATTACAAACCGCTGGTATTATAGGAATGGGTATGTTATATCTCAACTCAAGACACAAGAGAATGAGCGATTCAATTTTTGCACAACTTGTGTCACTACTTAATGTCAACGATGAACTGGTCGCTGATGAAGAGTATAGGTTAGCAGCAGGCATATCATTGGGTCTTATTAATTTGGGAGCTGGGCAAAGGAAATCAAATAAGTGGGATTCATCTTTACTGAGGTTGGGAAATTATCTTTCGGAAGATATTTATGACTCAAATGATGTTGAGCAAAATGAAATGTATGAAGAACTTACTACAAAGTTATTGGATATTATCACCAGTACATATGATGTGGAAAAGGATTGGATACCAGAAAGTTCACAAATTGGTGCGGTGATTGCGATtatgtttttgttcttgaagaCAAACAATTTTGAGATTGCCGATATACTGAAAGTTGACTTAAATGCCActtcaaaattaaacaTCAGTTCCCGTCCGGAATTATTAATGTATCGAGAATGGGCATCCAATATGATTTTATGGGACCATATAGGTGATGACCTGTTTTTCATCATGAAAGATATCGACATCGGTGAAAAATATGGTGAACTTAATACGGATTTACTTCCTTTCTACTATACTATGGCAGGAAGAATTTTAGCTGTGGGTATTAGATTTGCTTCTACGggaaatttgaaaatccGCAATGTTCTTCTATCCcttgttgataaatttcTGCCCTTTTATCAGTATCCTGGGAGACAGAATCTTGACTTTAGGTTGACGATTTCTGTTATTAATGTTTTAGTAAACGTCATTATTGTGTCTTTGAGTATGGTTATGTGTGCTAGTGGTGATTTGGACGTCTTGAGAAGAGTTAAATATCTGCATGAAGTTGTATCTGGGCCACATTCTGACTTATTTCGAGCGATTCCCACTTCTAAAAGTGGCGGAGACGCATCTCAGGTAAACTCAATTGTTAACACACCAGAAAATAATGACTCTGATGAGAGAAATGATGAAACAAGGACTTCTTTGGATGATGAAAGATCAGTGAATGGTAGTGACATTAGTGACCCGACAGCCTTTttagaagataaaaagGATATGGATGACCATTATGGTAAATTTATTTCTACAGATCTAGCATtaggttttctttttcttggttctGGACAGTACGCTCTCAACACTTCTACTTTAGAATCTATCGCCTTCTTAAGTATGTCAGTTTTACCCACATATACAACTCCGCATCCCTTGCAAGAGCTGAAGCATTTCTGGAGCATGGCTGTAGAGCCTCGTTGTCTTGTTATCAAGGATATTTCTACTGGCGATCCGGTGAATAACGTTCCTATTCAGTTGGTGGTTGAAAAAGACATTGAAAAGGATGAAGTGGTAAAGGAGATGTCAACACCATGCCTACTTCCCGACTTTTCTAAGATCAAATCTATCAGGGTAAAAAAGCATGATTACTTTCCATTGGAAATTAATTTCACTAAAGATTTGTCAGcttctgatttttttagtaATGGAACcattatttatatacaaaaaaaatcacaaaGTGCTTTCGAGGATAGGACTTCATATAAGAACGCAGAGGACATTCATGTTGCGCTCAAGAAAAAGGCAACAGAAGCTAAAAGTTCGAAGCTTACTCCCAAAAGGAGGCATGGGAGTTCCTTTTCCTCACAACTCATAGAAAGTTTGGGTATTCAAGATTTGACAATGGTGGAACTTGATGGCATTTTTAATGCAGAAAATAATACAGCATTGACGGATTCTGAATCATATAATCTAGGTTTGCTTTGTTCGGATAAAAACAGTGGTGACGTTTTGGATTGTCAGCTCGAACTGTGGAACAAAAGTTTTGGGCCGCATGCTGATTAA